ACCGGTTGAGTACAGACAAATGGGGCTCGAGGACGATATCGAGGAGATCGAAGAGGAGATCGCCAACACGCCCTACAACAAGTCGACCGAGGCCCACATCGGTCGGCTGAAGTCCAAGCTCGCAGAGAAGAAGGAGAAGCTCGAAAACCAGCAGTCGGGCTCAGGGGGTGGTGGCGGCTACTCCGTAGAGAAACACGGCGACGCGACGGTCGCGCTCGTCGGCTTCCCGAGCGTCGGCAAATCGTCGTTACTGAACTCGTTGACCAACGCCGAGAGCGAGACGGGCTCCTACGAGTTTACGACGCTCGACGTCAACCCGGGAATGCTCAACCACCGCGGGGCGAACATCCAGCTGCTCGACGTCCCCGGACTGATCGAGGGGGCGGCGTCCGGGAAGGGCGACGGCCAGCAGGTGCTGGCGGTCGTTCGCAACGCCGACCTGATCGTCTTCGTGCTCTCGGTGTTCGAGATCGACCAGTACGACCGCCTCCAGGAGGAGCTGTACGACATCAACATCCGCGTCGACGAAGAGCCCCCGCGGGTGACGGTCCGTCCGAAGATCAAAGACGGGATCAAGATCACCTCGAGCGCCGACCAGGACTTAGACGAGGAGACGATCTCGGACGTGTTGCGCGACCAGGGCTACGTCAACGCCGACCTGAACCTCCAGGAGAACGTCTCGATCGATCGGCTGATCGACGGGCTGATGGACAACCGAGAATACATCCCCTCGATCACCTGCGTCAACAAGGTCGATCTGATCGACCCCGACTACAAGGAGCAGGTCGACGACCAGCTCCGTGAACGCGGGCTCGACCCCGAGGCGGAGGTCACCTTCATCAGCGCCGAGGCCGAGAAGGGACTCGACGCGCTCAAAGACCGCATCTGGGAGAACCTCGGGCTCATCCGAGTGTACATGGACAAACCGGGACGGGGCGTCGACTGGGAGGAGCCGCTCGTGATCGAGGAGGGCTCGACCGTCGGCGAGGCCATCGAAAAACTCGGTGGCGAGATGGAAAACCGGTTCCGCTTCGCCCGCGTCAGTGGCCCCAGCGCCACCCACGACGAACAGCAGGTCGGCACCGACCACGTCCTCGAGGACGAGGACGTCCTGAAGCTCATCTTGCGCCGGTAGGAGGTCGCTTCGGAGCGATCGCTCCGATGAATCAGAATTATCAGCGTCGACGGCATCGACACAGGTATGTCTGAGTTCGGGATACTATCGCTGCTACCGCCGTTGCTGGCGATCGTGCTCGCGGTCGTCACGCGGCGACCGATGCTCTCGCTGTTTCTCGGCGTCTGGTCGGGTGCGATCATCTACACCGAGAGCCTCGGCATCGGACAGACCTTCGACTGGATCGTCGGTGCAATCATCGCCGACGAGGGCTTTCACGTCCAGATCCTGCTGTTTACGATCCTGCTCGGCTCGGGCGTCGCGTTGATCTGGCGGCTCGGCGGTGCGACCGCGGTTCGTAACTGGGCGACCAGCCGCCTCGAGAGCCAGCGTACGGTCGGGTTAACGGCATGGGTGCTGGGGATGCTCATGTTCTTCGACGACTACGCCAACACGGCGATCGTCGGCTCCACGATGCGCGAGATCTCCGATCAGTTCCGGATCTCCCGGGAGAAGCTCTCCTACATCGTCGACTCGACGGCCGCGCCCGTCGCGACGATCGGGCTCTCGAGCTGGGTCGCCTTCCAGCTCTCGCTGATCGCGGGCGCCTACGAGGACCTCGGCGTCGACGGCGAGGCGCCGACGGCGTTCGAGACGTTCGTCTGGTCGATCCCGTACAACACCTACGCGCTGCTCGCGATCGCGATGGTTGGGATCGTCGTTTACACGCGACGGGACTTCGGCGAGATGCTCGACGCCGAACACCGCTCGTGGAAACGCGGGCTCGTCAGCCGCGAGGACGCCACCCCGCTCCAGGAGGTCGAGAAGGACCTCGGGAAGCCGATCGACGACCGTCCGATGCTGCGGACGTTCTTCGCGCCCGTCGTCGTCCTCATCGCGGTCACCCTCGCCGGCGCCTTCTGGACCGGGTACGAGGCCTGGACCGCCGAGCAGGCCGAGGAGGGGGCGCCGACGGCGATCGGCGCCGCCGCCGAGGAGGTGGGGCTGATCCAGGTCCTCGTCGATATCGTCGGCGCCGGGGACTTCGCCGGCGCGCTCGTCTGGGGCTCGTTCGCCATGGTCGTCGCCGCGATCGCGATCGGCGTCGTCTACGACCTCTTCGACGTCGGCGACGGCGTCGACACCGTCATCGACGGCTTCCGGCTGATGGCGACGGCGGTGACGATCCTCGTCCTCGCGTGGGCGATCAGCGACGTCGCGGAGGCGCTCGGCACGGGTGACTTCGTCGCGGGGTACGTCGGCGACGCCATCCCGCTCGAGCTGCTGCCGATCGTCGTCCTGTTCGTCGCGGCCTTCGTCGCGTTCACGATGGGATCGTCGTGGGCGACGATGGGGATCGTCACGCCGATCGCGATCCAGATCGTCTACGAGCTGACCGGCTCGTTCGACCTGATGCCCGTCGTCGTCGGCGCCGTCTTCTCGGGAGCGATCTTCGGCGACCACACCTCGCCGATCTCCGATACGTCCGTGCTGTCCTCGACGTTCACCGGGGCGGACCTGATCGACCACGTGCGCACGCAGTTTTACTACGCCGCGACCGTCATGACCGTCGTGGTGGTCTGTTACCTGCTCTATGGCTACCTCGGGCTCTCGCCCGCGATCTTCCTGCCGATCGGGCTCGGCGTCCTCGCCGGGCTCGTCTACGGGCTCTCGGAGCTCGACGCGAGACGCAAGGGCGTCCGACCGATCGCCGCCGAGGCCGACCGCCCCGAGGACGGCTCGTCCGACGACGCCGAGTAGACCGCCGGCTTCGCCACGCTTTTGAGATTTCCCGGCGTTGGTCCGGGTATGGACGGTACGCTCGATCACGTCATGCTTCGCGTCGGCGATCTGGAGGAGTCGCTGGACTGGTACCAGACCCACCTCGAGTACGAGGAGAAAGACCGCCACGAGGGCGACGGCTTCACCATCGTCTACCTCGGCCCCGAGGAGATGGGTGAGGACGAGGCGATGCTCGAGCTTACCCACAACGAGGGCGAGGACGTCGAGCTCGGCGACGCCTGGGGTCACATCGCCGTCCGCGTGCCGGAGGGCGAACTCGAGGACCACTACGAGCAGCTGATGGAGGAGGGCGTCGAGGACTATCGCGACCCCGAATCTTGTGGCGGCCGATACGCCTTCGTGACGGATCCCGACGGCCACGAGGTCGAGATCGTCCAGCGCGATCCCGAGCAAGGCGGGACCTGGTCGCTGGATCACACCATGATTCGCGTCGAGGACGCCGACGACGCACTCGGCTTCTGGACCCGCAAGTTCGAGTACGAACACACCGGTCGCTGGGAGTCGGATTCGTTCGCGAACTACTTCATGAAACCCGAGGACGCCGGCGAGGAGGCGATGGCCGTCGAGCTTACCTACAATTACGACGGCCGCAGCTACGAGTTCGGCGACGCCTGGGGTCACCTCTGTGTCCGCATGGACGACCTCGAGGACGACTGGGACCAGCTGATGACCCGCGAAGCGGAAGACTACCGTGACCCCGAGAGCAACGACAACATGTACGCCTTCACGAAAGACCAAGACGGCCACGAGATCGAGCTGCTCGAGCGCGATCCCGACGCCGACTCGCTGTTCCCGTTCTGAGTCGCAGGCTCGATTTTTCGACGAGAGCGATACCGCGAGCGCAGGCGCGCGATCGAAACGCGAACCGTTTCCCCGCTCCCGTCCCGCCCTGAAATATGAGCCGCAGCGTCGGCGCGACCGAACTCCTCCGCGAGTTTCTCCCCGAGTGGACGACGCTGCTGTTCGTCGCGCTCTCCTACCCTGGGAAGCTGACGCTGCTTGTCCCTGTGCTCGGACTGTTCTACCTCCAGGACGTCGGGCGAACGCTCCGGACGGGAGTCCCCGATGGGCGAGCGCTCTGTTCCGAGCGGACCGCGTACGTCCTCGCGGTCGCGCTCGGGGGGCTCGCGTTCGTCGTCCTGATCAAGGGCGCGTTCGCGCTTCCCCGCACCGACCCCAGTCTGCACGCGGTGTCCTCGAGCGAGCACGGCTTCCCGAGCGGCCACGTCATGGCGGCGGTGAGCACCTGGGGTGCGTTCGCGTTGTGGACGACCCGTAGCACTCGCGTTCGGCGGCTGCTCGCTGCCAGCGCGGTCGTCGCCGTCGTCGGCTTCGCCCGACTCGCGCTCGGCATCCACTACCTCGTCGACGTCCCCGCCTCGGTCGCGTTCGCTGTCGCGTACCTCGGCGCGATCGCCTGGGTCGCTCGCGGCGACCCCCGACGGGCGTTTCTCGCGGCAATCGTGATCGCCGTCCTCGCGGTCCTCGTCGACGCCGCCAGCACGCGGGCGCTGCTCTCCCTGGTCGGCACCGTCGGCGCCGTCGTCGGCTGGCGCGTCCTGGAGGCGCCGCCGGTCCGTCGGCGGCTCCGGGCGCGGTTTGGCGGAGAGAGCACAACGCCTATGTCCGACGGCTCCCGCGGATGAACCGAATGACGAAACCGGAGCCGTTCGGTCAGGGCGTTCGCGTCCTCGCGATCGTCGCCCTCCTCGCGGCGCTGGCCGGGCTCGTGGTCTGGGCGGGTGCCAGCCCCGCCGAACCGATGGAACAGGAGCCGCCCAACGAGGTCGAGGTCGAACCCGACCGCGGCAGCTACGTCGGCGAGGACGTGATCCTCGGCGGCGAGGTCGTCGAGACCGACCCCCTCGTGATCGCGACGCGCGCGAGCGGCTACGGTCAGTTTACGATCCTCGTGGACGGCAAGACCGATCGAAACGTCGAGGGCGACCTCGAATCGGGCGACCAGGTGACGACCTACGGGACCCTCGAGGACGAGGAGACGCTGGCGGCCGAGCGGGTTACGGTCCAGAACCCCTCGGACACCCGCTACATGATGCTCGTCTCGCTTGTGGGCGGGCTGCTGGTCGTCGGGCGCGTCCTCCGGGACTGGCGGTTCGATCTCGGCCGCCTCGCGTTCGTTCCGCGCGACCGTGCACGCCCGCGTAGTGACGACAGTAGCGATTCGGCCCTCGGATCCGGGTCCGGGAACGCCCGTGCGCAGTCCGACGACGGCCTGGAGGCGCCCGCGGGAGGTGATCGCGGTGGCTGACGTCCTCACCCACGTGCTGGCGGGCTACGTGCTGGGAATGGTGCTTGCCTTCCGCTACGACTGGATGGGGCCGGCCCACGTCACGATCGTCATGGTCGGCGCGCTCGCGCCCGACTTCGTGAAAGCCGAGATCTTCCTGCCCGACGGCCTAATGCAGTACCTCCTGGGGATCCCCTTCTCCTGGGCGCCGTTGCACACGCTCGGCGGAACGATCGTCCTCGGGCTGTTGACGGCGCTGTTGCTCGCGCCCGAGTACCGCCGGCAGGCGCTCGTGCTCTTTTTGCTCGGCGCCGCCTCCCACCACGTGCTGGACGTCGCGCTCATCACCCCGTCGGGGGAGGCCTACGCCGTCTTCTGGCCCCTGCTGGAGTATCGTCCGCCCGCGGGCGGGCTCTACCTGAGCAGCGACCGCTGGCCCGCCGTGGTCGCGGGACTTGCGTCCGTCGCGGTGTGGGCGCTCCACCGGTACCGCGGTTCTCGAGACGAAATTCCGTAGGTCGTGGTTGCTCGGCTGGGACCGCTTTGTTCGAGTCGTTTTGGTTCGGATGGGGTGTCCGGTTCGAGTGAGACGTTCTGGTTCGAGTCGGACGTCCTTGTTCGAGTCGGACGTCCTCGGGGTATCGCGGGGTCGACTGCGTGAGTTCGATCCGAGTTTGCCGCTCAGAGTTTGCAATATCGGAGGAGGCTGAAGTAACTACATAGCTGAGTCTGGGTTACATCTATTCTATACTCATAACTAAGAAATACGTACGCTAGAGAAGTAGACTCAATAGATTCGTACTTTCCAATAACAGCTCACTCAGAGACAAAACTGCTCCGAAAATCAAAATACAGGCACTCTAGGACGGAATCGGATATATTGGAAAGTAGAGTGGTCGGTCAGAAAGCTTATTACACACTTGCCAAAAGAGGCGATTACCCCTACCCGGGGCGAGTCGGCTGCGACACGGCTGATGGTTGACTCGCTCTCCGCTCGATCGCACGCAAACCAACCCAACAAGACAACAACAAATGACAAGCGAAACTTCATTCCGCGAAAAGGGACGTGCAGTGTTCCTGGCCGCGCTGATGGTTATGTCTGTTTTCGCCATGTCCGCAGCGTTTGCGGGCGGGGCGGCTGCAGAGGAGACCGAAGACGTTCCAGACGAAATAGATGCTGACCGCTACTACGAAGACCTGGATGCCCTCAGCGATGACGGCGTCTTAGTCGGACAAGAGATCGCTGTCGGCGGCTTCGATGAAGCCGACGGTGCTGAGATCCGCGAAGGATTCGCGGGCAGTGACGGCGACACCGTCGACACCTCGAGCGTCGAAGAGGTCGAGATTGACGGTGAGGACGTCGGCGTCGTTACCTTCGAGACAGACGACCTCGAGGACGATGACGCGTACCACGTTTACGTCCACGGTGAGTACCTCAACGACGAGGACGAGCTTGAGGAAAACCTGGAAGCAACCTTCTGGGCATCTGACGACGTCATCACCGTTGAGTTCGACGACGACTCCGTCGAACTCAACGACGACTCCGACGAGGCCACCACTGACCTTATCGTTGACACTGACCGCGAAGAGGTCGATGTCTACGTGAGCGGTGAACTCGGAAACGAGTCCGTCGACGATGACGACCTCGAAGCGATCTTCGGGGACGACCTCAATGCCGATGACAACGAAGTCCTGATCGAGGGCGTCGACTCGAACATCGAGGCTGACTTCTCTGACCAGAGCTCCGGCGACTACGAGTTCACGGTCGAGGTCGCTGACACGACGGCCGAGGATACGGCTGAGATCACGGTCGACGAGCCGGCCGATGTTGACGCTCAGTTCGACGAGTCCACCTACGAGCAGAACGTCGGTGACGTCGCCGAGTACGAAATCGAACACACCGGCACCGACAACCTCACGGTCGAGATGACCGACGAGGAAGAGTTCTACAACGCCACCATCGAGATCGAGGGCGTTGAGAACGAGGACAACGTGACGGTGCAGTACAACACGTACTACGCGGGTCAGGAAGACCATAGCGGTGACGACGTCGTGACCGTTCTCGACGACGAAGGCGACGAGCTGGCTGTCGAGGACGTAACTGTCACGGAGGAACTCGACGGTGACGAGAGCGACACCCTCGACGAGGGTGAGCGCCTCCTCCCCGGTGACTACGAGCTTGAAGTCATCCCGGCCGTTGCGGACGACGAGGATGAACTCGACGAAGAAGAAACTGACGCCGCGGTCCTCCTCCTCGAGGAGCGATCGACCGGTGACATGAACACGTGGGCCCTCGCGGGTGACAACTTCGATGCCGAGGACGTTGAACTCGAGGACATCGAAGACTCCGCAGTCTCCACCGACTCCGTTGCTGACGAGGACCTCCTCGTTGTCGGTGTCGAAGCGTCCGGTATCTACGGCTACGCGATCGATGACGGTCAGTGGACCGATGAAGGCGACGTCGAACTCGACTTCACCGACACTGACGAGCCACGCTACGGCGACGCTGACGAATTCAGCCTCGAAGACGGTGACGAGGTCATCGTTGACGAGGACGAGGACCGATTCTTCGTCGTCGTTGAGGCAACCGAGGAGTACATGGACGTTGACGAGACCTGGGACGTGACGTTCACGGTCGAAGACGGTAACGACTACGTTGACGACGACGAGACCGCTGACGCCCAGATCAACATTGAGGAAGCCTTCGTCGAACTCGTCGGCGACCAGGACGAGGACGACCGCTTCCAGATCGAAGCTGACAACGAGTCCGAGCTGACCGCCGAGACGAACCTCGCGCCCAGCACGGACGGTGACTTCCGCCTCCGTACGACCTCCGAGGTCTACACCTCCGACGCCGAGGTCGACGGTGACGGCCTGCTGACGACGACCTTCGACCTCAGCGACCACGAGGACGGTGACGAGATCCGAACCCTCCGCGTGAACGCTGGCGACGACAACCAGGCTGAGGCCGAGGGTGTCTTCGTCTCCGCTGCTGACGACGACGAGGAGATGAAGGACGGCTTCAAGATTGACGCCGACGCTCCGTCCGAGGTTACCGTTGACGACGACGCTAGCCTCGACGTGACCGTCGTGAACAACAACGACGAGGCCGGCACCGCGACGCTCGAGGCCACCGTCGGTGACGAGGAGTACACCGAGGAGCTCGAGCTCGACGCCGGTGACTCCGTGACCGAGTCCTTCGACTTCGACACCAGCGAGGAAGCTGAGATCGACTGGTCCGTCGAAACCGGTGACGACAGCGACTCCGGTACGCTGACCGTCAGCGACGAGGACGCGGCGAACGGTGAGAACGGCGCCAACGGCGAGAACGGTGCCAACGGCGAGAACGGTGCCAACGGTGAGAACGGCGCCAACGGCGACGACGCCAACGGTGCTGACGACGGCGAGGACGACGACGAGACCGTGCCCGGATTCGGTGTCGCCGTCGCCATCGTCGCTCTGCTCGGCGCCGCCATGCTCGCGACCCGCCGCCAGAACTAACGCCGACTAACTACCGGACCTCGTCCGGCTCTTGCGATTCGCGGTTTTCCATTTTTTGGACGTCACGCCCCGAAGTGGCGACGCTTCACAGGATGGTGAGTCCAATTCGTCGGGCAAAAAGTACGGGCTCGATCTATTGCGGTAGCTGAAAATAGCGTACTGGGACTTTTGGACACACGGAATTTCCACGCCCTCCCCAGCCGATTCGCTCGATCGCGTCGCTTCCTCGGTCATCCCTCATACGGCATCGGCGATCGGTTCTCGCTATCGCTCGAACCGATCGCCAGCGCGCGCCACCACAGCGTGACTCGAGGGGGCCCGGAGACGAGGCTGGCTCCCGCTCGTGCGATCGGTTACCGAACGCGGACCGGGCAGTGAACGCCACGCAATTCTAACTCACGCTCGCAGAGACTGACTGGGGCCTCAAGCCGACCAGTACGCTCAAGCCGTCCTCGAACCCACACCCGACAATGAACGAGACGGGCGAAACGATGAGCGATCGGGAACGGACCGCGAAGGCACTCGCGGTCGGACTTGCCTGTGGGGTCGTCATCGCCGTCGGTTTCGTCGCCGTCTTCGACGAGCTCCTGCTCGGAGCCTCGTCGGGACTGACTTTCGGCGTCGTGATCGCGGCGCTGTTGGCGGATCGCTGGGAAAACAGCTCCTGACTCGAGAACGGCCGCTTCGATCAGTCGTCGGCCGCGACGGTCTCGGTCTCGGCGCTCGACTCGGCCCGCTCGACGTCCTCGAGGTACTCGTCGACGTCGAGTGCGGCCTTGCTGCCCATGCCCGCGGCGGTGACGGCCTGCTGGTAGTGGTAGTCGACGACGTCGCCGGCACCGAAGATACCGGGAACGTCGGTCTCGGTCTGGCCGCCGCCGTCGCCGCCCTGGGTGCGCAGATACCCCTCGTCGTCCATCCGAACGCCCGTTCCTTCGAGGTACTCCGTGTTCGGCGTGTGGCCGATCGCGTAGAAGACGGCGCCGACGTCGAACTCGAACTCGTTCGTCTCGGGGTCGTCGAGTCGATCGGTCGGGTGGCCCTTCTCGTTTTCGACCAGCGTAACGTGATCGACGCCCTCCTCCTGGGAGCCGTGGATCTCGACCAGTTCCGTGTTTTTCATGATCTCGATCTCGCCGTCCTCGACCTTTTCGTGGACGCGGTCGACCCAGTACTGTTCGGCGCGGAACTCCTCGCGGCGGTGGGCGATGTAGACGGTGTCGGCGAACTTCGTGAGGAAGGTCGCCTCCTCCATGGCGGCGTCGCCGCCGCCGACGACGAGCATGTCCTCGTCGCGGAAGAAGGCGCCGTCGCAGGTCGCACACGTCGAGAGCCCGTAGCCCATGAGTTCGTCCTCGCCCGGGACGCCCAGCGTCCGGGCCGAGGCGCCGGAGGCGGCGATCACGGCGTCTGCGGTGTAGACGTCGCCGTTCGTGAGCTCGACGCGGAACGGCCGCTGGTCGGCGCCACCGGAACGGGGCGCGTTCTGGGAGTCGACGCGCTCGACGCTCTCGATGATCCCGTTTTCGAGCTCGGCGCCGAACTGCTTGGCCTGCTCTTTCATGTTGTTGACGAGCTCGGGGCCGCCGATCCCGTCGGGGAAGCCGGGGTAGTTGGCGACGTCGGTAGTGAGTGTGAGCTGGCCGCCGGGCTCGTCGCCCTCGATGACGAGTGGATCGTTGTCGCCCCGTCCCGCGTAGATCGCCGCGGTGAGGCCGGCGATCCCCGTGCCGGCAATGATCAGTTTGCGGTGTTCGACGGCTTCGGCGGCTGCGCCGCCTTCGTCTCGATGCCCCGTCGGCGCATCGCTCCCACCGTCGGTGACGAGCCCGAGCTTCTCGTCGAGTTCGCCAGTTTCGTCGAGGGCGCTCGTCTGGTCCCAGCCGCCGATCAGTTCGTCGTCGATGAACACTTCGGGAGCGGTCTTGCGGCCGTCGGCGCGCTCGACCATCTCCTCGAACAGTTCGTCGTCGCCGGTGACGTTGTAGGTCTCGTACTCGACGCCCTTGCTGTCGAAGAGGTCCTTGGCCTTGTCACAGTAGGGACACTGATCCTTCGTATAGATCTCGACGCGTGGCTGCTCACTCATACCCCGTTGTTAGGAAACTGGACCTAAACCCCTTGCGTTCTCGGCACCGTTCGGGCCGTACAACCGGTCTATCCGTCCGCAGCCGCTCCCTCGATAAACTCGAGGATGACGGACACCTCGTGATCGGTCTGGGCCTCGAGTGTGGCCTCGATGGTCGTCGCAAGGTCGGGGTACGGGACGTCGGCCGGGCGCCGAACGACAACGGTCACCCCTGTCTCATCGCTGATCATCCCGCTGTCGTAGAACTCCGTCTCGAGTTCGACCAGTTCGAGCTCCTCGTACTCGTCGTCGTCGAGTACTGACCGAACTTCGTCGTTGACCTCGCTTTCGAAGGCGACGTGCTGTCCGAGCACGACGCCGGAACCGGCCAGCACCACGACACTGATGAGTGCCATGACAGCGACCGTACCGAGCCGGTCTTTGGTGACGTTCGCCCGGAGGTTGCCGCGGGTCCACCCGTCTGGCCGATAGCCGAGATACCAGAAGACGACGAGGCCAGCGAGCAGGATCGACGTGGCGTTGACCGCAACCAGAACGAACGCGCCGATCGCGACGCCGATGTGCCCCCAGGCGAGCCCGATTCCGACCGCCGCGGCTGCCGGGATGAGGGCGGCGGCAATCATCACGCCGACCAGCGAGACTGGAATCGCCGTCGCGAGGCCGAACGCACCCGCGGCGCCGGCACAGACGCCGACGACGAGCGCGAGCAGCCCCGGCGAGATTCGGTTCTGTACCTGCTCGATCGCCGTGATATCGATGGTACCCGGAACGACGCCGCCGGACCGGACCAGCCAGGCGAACGCGAACGCCCCGAGCATGGCGACGATCAGTCCGACCACCATCGCCGACACACCGTCGACGAACATTTGGCGGTCGTCGAGGACGAGGCCGACGGTCCCGGTCAGGGCCGCGCTGATCTGGGGTGCGATCACCATCGAGCCGACGACGATCGCCGGCGAGTCGAGCAGTAACCCTGCTGTCGCCACGATCGCGCTCAGCAGGGTCATGACGTAGTAGGTGACCGGTCCCGGCGTCATATTCAGCGCCTTCGACCGGATCTCCGCTCTGGAGATACTGTCGTCCTCCTCGCGACCGTTGACGAACCGTTCCTCGAGTTCCTGAATCCGCGGCGTCCGAGCAGTCTCGATCGCGGAGACGACGATGAACTCGTCCTCGATACCGACCTCACGAAGCGAGCTGAGGACGTGGTCGACGGCCTGTGTCGGGACCGGAAGCGTGACGAGTTCGGCGTCGACGTCGTCGCTACACTCACTGGTACGGACGTAGTCGAGCCCTTCGTCGTCGAGAACCCGCAGTGCGTCGTCCCGTTTCTCATCGGGAACGAGCACCTGGAGCAATCGCATCCACCACTCGTCTCTTGGCCACGCTCAAATGCGTACCGTTGTTCGGTTGGGACGTCCTCGGCGACGCACTTACGGTTCCGAGCGACGACGATCGGGTATGGCCGCTGACCTCGAGGAGAAGACGGACCGGTACGGCGAACTGCTCGCGGAGGCACTGGAGGCGGCGACGGTCGCGCCGCCGCCGGAGACGCCGATGGCAGACGCCGCCGAGGACTGCTACGAGATGGCTACCTCCTACCTCGAGGACGGGCGCCACTTTCGGGAGCAGGACGACCCGGTGAACGCACTCGCGTCGTTCTCGTACGGTCACGCCTGGCTCGATGCAGGTGCCCGTGTCGGGCTGTTCGAGGTACCGACGGACGGCCATCTCTTCACCGTCGAGTAGCCGGATTCACGATGATTAATCACTATATAGCCGAAACATATATAATGGTAAACCCGATTAGTTTATAAGGTAGGCGAAACCTTTATATGCGTTACGGTCTTACAATATGTTAGCTGAGGCGACCGGGGTTCTTCTGGCACTCCCACCCGGTAGCCCCGAGTAACCATCCCAACAATGACTGACAACATCCGAACCTACACCCGAGAGGACGAAGCAACGACCGAGGAGGAAACCCAGGCGGAACAGGGTGAGAAAGAACAGTGTCCGGAGTGTGGCGGTCGGCTGATCTCGGACACCGAGCACGCCGAGACGGTATGCCAGGACTGTGGACTCGTCGTCGAGGAAGACGAGATCGACCGCGGTCCCGAGTGGCGAGCGTTCGACGCCGCCGAGAAAGACGAGAAGTCCCGCGTCGGCGCCCCGACGACGAACATGATGCACGACCAGGGGCTGTCGACGAACATCGGCTGGCAGGACAAGGACGCCTACGGCCGCTCGCTGTCGAGCCGCCAGCGCCAGAAGATGCAGCGGCTGCGCACCTGGAACGAGCGCTTCCGTACCCGTGACTCCAAGGAGCGCAACCTCAAGCAGGCGCTCGGCGAGATCGACCGCATGGCCTCGGCGCTCGGACTCCCCGAGAACGTCCGCGAGACCGCTTCGGTGATCTACCGCCGGGCCCTCGAGGAGGACCTGCTGCCCGGCCGCTCGATCGAGGGCGTCGCCACCTCCTCGCTGTACGCGGCCGCCCGCCAGGCCGGCACTCCCCGCAGCCTCGACGAGATCTCGGCGGTCTCGCGAGTCGACAAAATGGAGCTGACCCGCACGTACCGGTACATCATCCGGGAGCTGGGACTGGAGGTCAAGCCCGCCGACCCCGAACACTACG
This genomic window from Natronococcus occultus SP4 contains:
- a CDS encoding FAD-dependent oxidoreductase produces the protein MSEQPRVEIYTKDQCPYCDKAKDLFDSKGVEYETYNVTGDDELFEEMVERADGRKTAPEVFIDDELIGGWDQTSALDETGELDEKLGLVTDGGSDAPTGHRDEGGAAAEAVEHRKLIIAGTGIAGLTAAIYAGRGDNDPLVIEGDEPGGQLTLTTDVANYPGFPDGIGGPELVNNMKEQAKQFGAELENGIIESVERVDSQNAPRSGGADQRPFRVELTNGDVYTADAVIAASGASARTLGVPGEDELMGYGLSTCATCDGAFFRDEDMLVVGGGDAAMEEATFLTKFADTVYIAHRREEFRAEQYWVDRVHEKVEDGEIEIMKNTELVEIHGSQEEGVDHVTLVENEKGHPTDRLDDPETNEFEFDVGAVFYAIGHTPNTEYLEGTGVRMDDEGYLRTQGGDGGGQTETDVPGIFGAGDVVDYHYQQAVTAAGMGSKAALDVDEYLEDVERAESSAETETVAADD
- a CDS encoding TIGR00341 family protein, with protein sequence MRLLQVLVPDEKRDDALRVLDDEGLDYVRTSECSDDVDAELVTLPVPTQAVDHVLSSLREVGIEDEFIVVSAIETARTPRIQELEERFVNGREEDDSISRAEIRSKALNMTPGPVTYYVMTLLSAIVATAGLLLDSPAIVVGSMVIAPQISAALTGTVGLVLDDRQMFVDGVSAMVVGLIVAMLGAFAFAWLVRSGGVVPGTIDITAIEQVQNRISPGLLALVVGVCAGAAGAFGLATAIPVSLVGVMIAAALIPAAAAVGIGLAWGHIGVAIGAFVLVAVNATSILLAGLVVFWYLGYRPDGWTRGNLRANVTKDRLGTVAVMALISVVVLAGSGVVLGQHVAFESEVNDEVRSVLDDDEYEELELVELETEFYDSGMISDETGVTVVVRRPADVPYPDLATTIEATLEAQTDHEVSVILEFIEGAAADG
- a CDS encoding DUF357 domain-containing protein — encoded protein: MAADLEEKTDRYGELLAEALEAATVAPPPETPMADAAEDCYEMATSYLEDGRHFREQDDPVNALASFSYGHAWLDAGARVGLFEVPTDGHLFTVE
- a CDS encoding transcription initiation factor IIB, whose translation is MTDNIRTYTREDEATTEEETQAEQGEKEQCPECGGRLISDTEHAETVCQDCGLVVEEDEIDRGPEWRAFDAAEKDEKSRVGAPTTNMMHDQGLSTNIGWQDKDAYGRSLSSRQRQKMQRLRTWNERFRTRDSKERNLKQALGEIDRMASALGLPENVRETASVIYRRALEEDLLPGRSIEGVATSSLYAAARQAGTPRSLDEISAVSRVDKMELTRTYRYIIRELGLEVKPADPEHYVPRFVSDLDLSDETERMARELLDSAREEGVHSGKSPVGLAAAAVYAAALLTNEKVTQNDVSEVASISEVTIRNRYKELLEASDSAAPA